Proteins encoded together in one Lysinibacillus sp. FSL K6-0232 window:
- a CDS encoding YneB family resolvase-like protein, whose product MRNNQLSAVVYCRVSTEKETQSSSLERQQEELQCYAREQGYEVKGVFQDKHSGYDVEREGLLEMLDFIKEKNINALFVQDETRLGRGNARMAVLHLLQKSATNVFSMRDAGPVQLNEMDTMLLEILAIVEEYQRRIHNAKIRRGMRRAVENGYRPENNLSNRGNPYGQERKELPVEEIINLRKRGFTFEEISITLKGLGFEVSKATVHRRFQEYQEGLAGNS is encoded by the coding sequence ATGAGAAATAATCAACTATCAGCCGTTGTCTATTGTCGTGTGAGCACTGAGAAAGAAACACAAAGCTCCTCTTTAGAGCGTCAGCAGGAAGAACTGCAATGCTATGCAAGGGAGCAGGGCTATGAGGTAAAGGGCGTTTTTCAGGATAAGCATAGTGGCTATGATGTGGAACGAGAAGGCTTGCTTGAAATGCTGGATTTTATTAAAGAAAAGAATATTAATGCTCTTTTTGTACAAGATGAAACACGCTTAGGTCGTGGCAATGCAAGAATGGCGGTGCTACATTTATTGCAAAAATCAGCAACAAATGTGTTTTCTATGCGGGATGCAGGACCTGTTCAGCTAAATGAAATGGATACGATGTTGCTTGAGATTTTAGCGATTGTCGAGGAGTACCAGCGCAGAATTCATAATGCTAAAATTCGTCGTGGTATGCGACGGGCTGTGGAAAATGGCTATCGTCCTGAAAATAACTTATCCAATCGTGGGAATCCATACGGGCAGGAGCGTAAGGAGCTACCAGTCGAAGAAATTATTAATTTGCGTAAGCGTGGATTTACCTTTGAGGAAATTTCAATCACATTGAAGGGATTGGGCTTTGAAGTAAGTAAAGCAACTGTTCATCGCCGATTCCAAGAATATCAAGAAGGATTAGCAGGCAACTCATAA
- the def gene encoding peptide deformylase, giving the protein MTKFHPAYMITMKDFVNEDSPLLRKKTAEVTIPVTKEDQDILLSMLQYLQNSQDPMLAKKYKLRPGSGLSANQIGLDKRMFAVLFNDHEQRQEMMFINPKIISHSVNMIYLPEGEGCLSVNRPVHGFVPRYERIKVKAYDIHGQEFIMSLQGYGAIVVQHEMDHLNGIMFYDRINKENPFKLPDNVIIESLY; this is encoded by the coding sequence ATGACTAAATTTCATCCAGCATATATGATAACAATGAAAGATTTTGTGAATGAGGACTCGCCTTTATTACGCAAAAAAACGGCTGAGGTGACAATACCTGTTACAAAAGAGGATCAAGATATTTTATTATCCATGCTGCAGTATTTACAAAATAGCCAAGACCCCATGCTGGCGAAAAAGTACAAATTACGGCCAGGGAGTGGGCTATCTGCGAATCAAATCGGACTGGATAAACGAATGTTTGCTGTACTGTTTAATGACCATGAACAAAGGCAGGAAATGATGTTTATCAACCCTAAAATTATCAGTCATTCAGTAAATATGATTTACTTACCTGAAGGAGAAGGCTGCCTCTCTGTCAATCGACCTGTTCATGGTTTTGTACCGCGCTATGAGCGAATTAAAGTAAAAGCCTATGATATACACGGGCAAGAATTCATTATGTCGTTACAAGGATATGGTGCTATTGTTGTCCAACATGAAATGGATCATTTAAACGGCATTATGTTTTATGACAGAATCAATAAAGAAAATCCATTTAAGCTACCAGATAATGTGATAATTGAAAGCTTATATTAA
- a CDS encoding helix-turn-helix transcriptional regulator, producing MKNIIKILRTKLGLTQADLAQQCGVVRQTINCIENDKYDPTLELAFKIAKVLNSRIDEVFIYD from the coding sequence GTGAAAAATATCATTAAAATCTTAAGAACAAAATTAGGATTAACACAGGCAGACCTTGCACAGCAATGTGGTGTTGTTCGACAAACCATTAACTGTATAGAAAACGATAAGTATGACCCTACTCTTGAATTAGCCTTTAAAATCGCTAAAGTATTAAATAGTCGAATTGACGAGGTATTTATTTATGACTAA
- a CDS encoding DUF896 domain-containing protein, which produces MLSKEKLNRINELSAKAKSGQLTEAEAKEQTALRKEYLDTFRATMRNTIENVKVVDVEGNDVTPEKVKQAKKNKFLN; this is translated from the coding sequence ATGTTATCAAAAGAAAAGCTTAATCGCATTAATGAACTTTCTGCTAAGGCGAAAAGCGGACAATTAACAGAGGCAGAGGCGAAGGAACAAACAGCACTTCGTAAGGAATATTTAGACACATTCCGAGCAACAATGCGCAATACGATTGAAAATGTAAAAGTAGTAGATGTAGAAGGCAATGATGTAACACCAGAGAAGGTTAAACAAGCGAAGAAAAATAAATTTCTAAATTAA
- the tkt gene encoding transketolase produces the protein MTQHADQLAINAIRTLSIDAIEKANSGHPGLPMGAAPMAYTLWTKQLRHNPANPKWYNRDRFVLSAGHGSMLLYSLLHLGGYGLPMEEIQNFRQWDSLTPGHPEYGHTVGVEATTGPLGQGIAMTVGMAMAERHLAATYNKPGHEIVDHYTFALCGDGDLMEGVAAEAISLAGHLKLEKLIVLYDSNDISLDGDLEKSFSENVQKRFESYGWNYLKVEDGTDVAAINAAIEEAKKSTGKPTLIEVKTVIGFGSPNKSGKADSHGAPLGTDEVALTKAAYEWAHEPFQIPAEVYDTFAAAAEVQGAQPEEAWNAKFAAYQQEFPELAAQFEKAMNGELPENFAAALPVYEAGKSVATRSSSGDAINAIAKNTPSFFGGSADLAGSNKTTMKGAGDFSADDYAGRNIWFGVREFAMGAALNGMALHGGLHVFGGTFFVFSDYVRPAIRLSALMGLPVTYVFTHDSIAVGEDGPTHEPVEHLASLRAMPNLSVIRPADANESAVAWELAVASEKTPTALVLSRQNLPVLDASIETVREGVAKGAYTVSPATKEVADAILIATGSEVSLAVEAQKALKADGIDVAVVSMPSMDRFEKQDAAYKEAVLPKAVTKRLAIEMGASFGWHKYTGFEGDVLAIDKFGASAPGELVIEKYGFTVENVVAKVKAL, from the coding sequence ATGACTCAACATGCGGATCAATTAGCAATTAATGCTATCCGAACTTTGTCAATCGATGCTATTGAAAAAGCAAATTCTGGTCACCCAGGTTTACCAATGGGGGCAGCGCCAATGGCTTATACGCTTTGGACAAAACAATTACGCCATAATCCAGCAAATCCAAAATGGTATAATCGTGATCGTTTTGTATTATCAGCTGGTCATGGTTCGATGCTTCTATACAGCTTACTGCACCTTGGAGGCTATGGTTTACCAATGGAAGAAATTCAAAACTTCCGTCAATGGGATTCATTAACACCAGGACATCCTGAATATGGTCATACAGTAGGCGTAGAGGCAACAACTGGCCCACTTGGACAAGGTATTGCGATGACGGTAGGTATGGCAATGGCAGAGCGTCATTTAGCAGCTACTTACAATAAACCGGGTCATGAAATTGTTGACCATTATACATTTGCCCTATGTGGCGATGGTGACTTAATGGAAGGTGTAGCAGCAGAGGCTATTTCTTTAGCAGGTCACTTAAAGCTTGAAAAATTAATCGTGCTTTACGATTCAAATGATATTTCTTTAGACGGTGATTTAGAAAAATCATTCTCAGAGAACGTGCAAAAACGCTTTGAATCTTATGGTTGGAACTACTTAAAAGTTGAGGATGGCACAGATGTTGCTGCCATTAATGCAGCGATTGAAGAAGCTAAAAAATCAACTGGTAAACCAACATTGATTGAAGTGAAAACAGTTATTGGCTTTGGTTCGCCAAATAAATCAGGTAAAGCAGACTCACATGGTGCGCCACTTGGTACAGATGAGGTTGCCTTAACAAAGGCTGCTTATGAATGGGCACACGAGCCATTCCAAATTCCTGCTGAAGTATACGATACGTTCGCAGCAGCAGCAGAAGTGCAAGGTGCACAGCCTGAGGAAGCTTGGAATGCAAAATTTGCGGCTTATCAACAAGAGTTCCCAGAATTAGCAGCTCAATTTGAAAAAGCAATGAATGGTGAATTACCTGAGAACTTTGCTGCAGCATTACCTGTATATGAGGCAGGTAAATCAGTGGCAACTCGTTCTTCTTCAGGCGATGCTATTAATGCAATCGCGAAGAATACACCATCATTCTTTGGTGGTTCTGCTGACCTTGCTGGCTCTAACAAAACAACGATGAAAGGTGCTGGCGATTTCTCTGCAGATGACTATGCAGGTCGCAATATTTGGTTCGGTGTACGTGAATTTGCAATGGGTGCAGCTTTAAACGGAATGGCTCTTCATGGAGGGCTACATGTCTTTGGTGGTACATTCTTTGTATTCTCTGACTATGTTCGTCCAGCGATTCGTTTATCCGCATTAATGGGCTTACCTGTTACCTATGTCTTTACGCATGACTCCATTGCAGTAGGGGAAGATGGTCCAACACATGAGCCAGTTGAGCATCTTGCATCATTACGTGCAATGCCAAATCTTTCTGTGATTCGTCCAGCAGACGCTAATGAATCAGCAGTAGCTTGGGAGCTTGCCGTAGCATCCGAAAAAACACCAACAGCTTTAGTATTATCTCGCCAAAATCTTCCTGTACTGGATGCCTCTATTGAAACAGTACGTGAAGGTGTTGCAAAAGGTGCTTATACCGTATCTCCTGCTACAAAAGAAGTAGCAGATGCGATTTTAATTGCAACAGGCTCTGAGGTTTCGCTTGCAGTTGAAGCACAAAAAGCATTAAAAGCAGACGGTATTGATGTAGCCGTTGTGTCAATGCCATCTATGGATCGCTTTGAAAAGCAAGATGCAGCCTATAAAGAAGCTGTATTGCCAAAAGCGGTAACAAAACGTCTTGCGATTGAAATGGGTGCATCATTCGGCTGGCATAAATATACAGGCTTTGAAGGTGATGTACTTGCAATTGATAAGTTCGGCGCATCAGCACCAGGTGAATTAGTAATCGAAAAATACGGATTTACAGTAGAAAATGTTGTAGCAAAAGTAAAAGCACTATAA
- a CDS encoding DUF2268 domain-containing putative Zn-dependent protease (predicted Zn-dependent protease with a strongly conserved HExxH motif) — protein MKYLQGFALFIITCSIVSACTPQESKPDIDSITVSFEHPQTKQKFKIVHAYELYQNFTEQVESEPSRSQSAIYKEEVITPVYNACFSNGEYINLAEMVLNVTPKQLTANKLLSEEIDREATEKSIKEALFKSAELLPTKNETTVCVFPTTNVIASMATIGAGKIAVLYDTYYNDEIIKTSIAHEYHHSVWTEKRLQTEGTVLDNIVFEGKAVMFEKLVYPKLNGTAVDFTYNKVYWSKIVEDLEKKDLERSFEITLGRNGLPDNYGYNEGYKMLQSYLDLHPNTTVEEWTALSAKEIFEKGNYLTNYQ, from the coding sequence ATGAAATATTTACAAGGCTTTGCACTATTTATCATCACATGTTCGATAGTTAGTGCCTGCACACCTCAAGAATCTAAACCGGATATTGACAGTATCACAGTATCATTTGAACATCCTCAAACAAAGCAAAAATTTAAAATAGTCCATGCTTATGAACTATATCAAAACTTTACAGAACAAGTTGAAAGCGAGCCAAGCCGTTCACAATCGGCTATTTATAAGGAGGAGGTCATTACTCCTGTATATAATGCATGCTTTAGCAATGGTGAATATATAAACTTAGCTGAAATGGTACTAAATGTCACACCTAAGCAATTAACAGCAAATAAATTATTAAGTGAAGAAATTGACAGAGAAGCAACAGAAAAAAGTATAAAAGAAGCACTTTTTAAATCTGCAGAGCTTCTTCCTACAAAAAATGAAACAACTGTCTGTGTTTTTCCTACCACAAATGTAATCGCAAGTATGGCAACGATAGGAGCAGGTAAAATAGCGGTACTATACGATACATACTATAATGATGAAATTATCAAAACTTCAATTGCTCATGAATATCATCATAGCGTTTGGACTGAAAAGCGTCTTCAAACTGAAGGAACGGTATTAGATAATATAGTGTTTGAAGGAAAAGCAGTAATGTTTGAAAAATTAGTTTATCCTAAGCTAAATGGTACAGCAGTGGATTTCACCTATAATAAAGTTTATTGGTCCAAAATTGTAGAGGACCTTGAAAAGAAGGACTTAGAGCGATCATTTGAAATTACTTTAGGGAGAAATGGTCTTCCTGACAATTATGGTTATAATGAAGGCTATAAAATGCTTCAGTCTTATTTGGATTTACACCCAAATACAACGGTAGAGGAATGGACTGCCCTAAGTGCAAAAGAGATTTTCGAAAAAGGAAACTATCTTACAAATTACCAATAG
- a CDS encoding response regulator transcription factor: MTIQVLIADDHEMVRIGVSAYLSAQPDITVVGEAENGKEAVERALALKPDIILMDNVMPIMTGAEATAEILAAWPEAKIMIVTSFLDDDKVYPALEAGAVSYILKTSNAKQIADAIRKTMGGETVLEPEVTSKMMHRMRHGNSVPLYEQLTEREMEVLLLMAQGKANQEIADELYIALKTVKTHVSNILAKLEVQDRTQAVVYAFQNGLAK; this comes from the coding sequence ATGACGATTCAAGTGCTTATAGCGGATGACCATGAAATGGTACGAATTGGCGTGTCAGCCTATTTATCAGCCCAGCCAGATATTACGGTTGTCGGTGAGGCTGAAAATGGTAAGGAAGCCGTTGAGCGTGCCCTTGCCCTTAAGCCAGATATTATTTTAATGGACAATGTAATGCCCATTATGACAGGTGCTGAGGCAACGGCTGAAATTTTAGCGGCATGGCCTGAGGCAAAAATTATGATTGTGACTAGTTTTTTAGATGATGATAAAGTCTATCCTGCCTTAGAGGCTGGCGCGGTAAGCTATATTTTAAAAACATCGAACGCAAAACAAATCGCCGATGCCATTCGTAAAACAATGGGCGGTGAAACGGTATTGGAGCCAGAGGTTACCTCTAAAATGATGCATCGTATGCGCCATGGCAATAGCGTCCCCCTTTATGAGCAGCTTACAGAGCGCGAAATGGAAGTATTATTGTTAATGGCACAAGGTAAAGCAAATCAGGAAATTGCTGATGAGCTATATATTGCCTTAAAAACAGTGAAAACACATGTTAGCAATATTTTAGCAAAGCTTGAGGTACAAGATCGCACCCAAGCTGTTGTCTATGCATTTCAAAATGGCTTAGCTAAATAA